A region from the Pseudomonas sp. P8_229 genome encodes:
- a CDS encoding efflux RND transporter permease subunit, with amino-acid sequence MRFNLSEWALRNRQIVLFLMLLLAIVGALSYTKLGQSEDPPFTFKAMVIQTRWPGATAQEVSRQVTERIEKKLMETGEYERIVSFSRPGESQVTFIARDSMHSVDIPDLWYQVRKKVSDIRQTLPPGIQGPFFNDEFGTTFGNIYALTGDGFDYALLKDYADRIQIQLQRVKDVGKVDLLGLQDEKIWVELSNVKLATLGLPLAAVQQALEEQNAVSTAGFFETGSERVQLRVSGNFQTVDEIKNFPIRVGDRTFRISDVADVHRGFNDPPAPRMRFMGEDAIGLAVAMKDGGDILVLGKALEGEFSRLQKGLPAGMQLRKVSDQPAAVKTGVGEFVQVLVEALAIVLLVSFFSLGVRTGMVVALTIPLVLAMTFACMYYLGIGLHKISLGALVLALGLLVDDAIIAVEMMAIKMEQGFDRIRAASFAWTSTAFPMLTGTLITAAGFLPIATAQSGTGEYTRSIFQVVTIALLASWVAAVMFVPYLGEKLLPDLAKIHAARHGTTDGQADPYGTPFYQRVRRLVQWCVAHRKTVIVLTVGLFIASVMLFRFVPQQFFPASNRLELMVDLKLAEGASLANTTAEVKRLEAMLKDHAGIDNYVAYVGTGSPRFYLPLDQQLPAASFAQFVVLAKNIEERETLRTWLISTLNEQFPALRSRVTRLENGPPVGYPVQFRVTGEHIEEVRALARKVAAKVRENPHVVNVHLDWEEPSKVVYLNIDQDRARALGVSTANLAKFLQSSLTGSSVSQYREDNELIEILLRGTVHERTELSLLPSLAVPTDNGRSVALSQIATLEYGFEEGVIWHRNRLPTVTVRADIYGKEQPATLVQQIQPTLDPIRAELPDGYLLDVGGTVEDSERGQKSVNAGVPMFIVVVLTLLMVQLRSFSRTAMVFLTAPLGLIGVVLFLMVFRQPFGFVAMLGTIALSGMIMRNSVILVDQIEQDIASGLKPWQAIIEATVRRFRPIVLTALAAVLAMIPLSRSVFFGPMAVAIMGGLIVATALTLLFLPALYAAWFRVRREG; translated from the coding sequence ATGCGCTTCAACCTTTCCGAATGGGCGTTGCGTAATCGCCAGATCGTACTGTTCCTGATGCTTTTGCTGGCCATCGTCGGCGCCTTGTCCTACACCAAGCTGGGCCAGAGCGAAGACCCGCCGTTCACCTTCAAGGCCATGGTGATCCAGACTCGCTGGCCGGGGGCGACCGCGCAGGAAGTCTCGCGTCAGGTCACCGAACGCATCGAAAAGAAACTGATGGAAACCGGTGAGTACGAACGCATTGTGTCGTTCTCCCGCCCGGGCGAATCCCAGGTCACGTTCATTGCCCGCGACTCGATGCATTCGGTGGACATCCCCGACCTCTGGTATCAGGTGCGCAAGAAGGTCAGCGACATTCGCCAGACCTTGCCACCGGGAATTCAGGGGCCGTTTTTCAACGATGAATTCGGCACCACGTTCGGCAATATCTATGCGCTGACCGGCGACGGTTTCGACTACGCGCTGCTCAAGGATTACGCCGACCGTATCCAGATCCAGCTGCAGCGGGTCAAGGATGTGGGCAAGGTCGATTTGCTCGGTTTGCAGGACGAGAAAATCTGGGTCGAGCTGTCCAACGTCAAACTCGCGACCCTCGGTTTGCCGCTGGCGGCTGTACAGCAAGCACTGGAAGAGCAGAACGCGGTGTCCACCGCCGGCTTCTTCGAAACCGGCAGCGAGCGTGTGCAGCTGCGGGTCTCGGGGAATTTTCAGACCGTCGACGAGATCAAGAATTTTCCGATCCGGGTCGGCGATCGGACGTTCCGCATCTCCGATGTCGCCGATGTGCATCGCGGTTTCAACGATCCACCGGCGCCGCGCATGCGCTTCATGGGCGAAGACGCCATCGGCCTTGCGGTGGCAATGAAGGACGGCGGTGACATTCTGGTGCTGGGCAAGGCGCTGGAAGGCGAGTTCTCGCGCCTGCAGAAAGGCCTTCCGGCCGGCATGCAACTGCGCAAGGTGTCCGACCAACCGGCGGCGGTGAAAACCGGTGTCGGCGAATTCGTCCAGGTGCTGGTCGAGGCGCTGGCAATCGTGTTGCTGGTGAGCTTCTTCTCCCTCGGCGTGCGCACCGGCATGGTCGTCGCGCTGACCATTCCGCTGGTGCTGGCGATGACCTTCGCCTGCATGTATTACCTCGGCATCGGCCTGCACAAGATCTCCCTCGGCGCGCTGGTGCTGGCGCTGGGCTTGCTGGTGGACGATGCGATCATCGCCGTGGAAATGATGGCGATCAAAATGGAGCAGGGCTTCGACCGGATCCGGGCGGCGAGCTTCGCCTGGACCAGTACCGCGTTCCCGATGCTCACCGGCACGCTGATCACCGCCGCCGGCTTTCTGCCGATTGCCACGGCGCAGTCCGGTACCGGCGAATACACCCGTTCGATCTTTCAGGTGGTGACTATTGCGTTGCTCGCCTCATGGGTGGCGGCGGTGATGTTCGTGCCGTATCTGGGGGAAAAACTCCTGCCGGATCTGGCGAAGATTCACGCCGCCAGACACGGCACGACTGATGGCCAGGCGGACCCGTATGGCACGCCGTTCTATCAACGGGTGCGACGTCTGGTGCAGTGGTGCGTGGCGCACCGCAAGACCGTGATTGTGCTGACGGTGGGGCTGTTCATCGCTTCGGTGATGCTGTTCCGTTTCGTGCCGCAGCAGTTCTTCCCGGCCTCCAATCGACTGGAGTTGATGGTCGATCTGAAACTGGCCGAAGGCGCGTCGCTGGCCAACACCACGGCCGAGGTCAAACGCCTGGAAGCGATGCTTAAGGATCACGCCGGCATCGACAATTATGTGGCGTATGTCGGCACCGGTTCACCGCGTTTCTACCTGCCGCTGGATCAACAACTGCCGGCGGCGAGCTTTGCCCAGTTTGTGGTGCTGGCGAAAAACATCGAGGAGCGCGAGACCCTGCGCACCTGGTTGATCAGCACGTTGAACGAGCAATTCCCGGCCCTGCGTTCGCGGGTCACGCGTCTGGAAAACGGCCCGCCGGTTGGCTATCCGGTGCAGTTCCGCGTCACCGGTGAACACATCGAGGAAGTCCGCGCGCTGGCGCGCAAAGTGGCGGCCAAGGTGCGCGAGAACCCGCACGTGGTCAATGTGCACCTGGACTGGGAAGAACCGAGCAAGGTGGTGTACCTGAACATCGATCAGGACCGTGCCCGTGCCTTGGGCGTGAGCACCGCCAATCTGGCGAAATTCCTTCAGAGTTCGTTGACCGGTTCCAGCGTCAGCCAGTACCGCGAGGACAACGAGTTGATCGAGATTCTGCTGCGCGGCACGGTGCATGAGCGTACCGAGTTGTCGTTGCTGCCGAGTCTGGCGGTGCCGACCGATAACGGTCGCAGTGTGGCGTTGTCGCAGATTGCCACGCTGGAATATGGCTTTGAGGAGGGGGTCATCTGGCATCGCAATCGCCTGCCGACTGTGACCGTGCGTGCCGACATCTATGGCAAGGAGCAGCCGGCGACGCTGGTGCAGCAGATTCAGCCGACGCTTGATCCGATTCGTGCCGAATTGCCCGATGGGTATCTGTTGGATGTTGGCGGCACGGTGGAGGATTCGGAGCGTGGGCAGAAGTCGGTGAACGCCGGGGTGCCGATGTTCATTGTGGTAGTGCTGACGTTGCTGATGGTGCAACTGCGCAGTTTCTCGCGTACGGCGATGGTGTTTCTGACGGCGCCGCTGGGGTTGATCGGTGTGGTGCTGTTTCTGATGGTGTTCCGTCAGCCGTTCGGGTTTGTGGCGATGCTGGGGACGATCGCGTTGTCGGGGATGATCATGCGTAACTCGGTGATTCTTGTGGATCAGATCGAGCAGGATATTGCTTCTGGGCTTAAGCCTTGGCAGGCGATTATCGAGGCGACTGTGCGGCGGTTTCGGCCGATTGTTTTGACCGCTTTGGCGGCGGTGTTGGCGATGATTCCGTTGTCGCGCAGTGTGTTTTTCGGGCCGATGGCGGTGGCGATCATGGGCGGGTTGATTGTGGCTACGGCTTTGACTCTGCTGTTTTTGCCGGCTTTGTATGCGGCTTGGTTCAGGGTTCGTCGGGAGGGTTGA
- a CDS encoding DUF4197 domain-containing protein: MFRPTLRFAGLCAGLMICANALALSLSDLSQQDASGGLKDALTQGAQLAVKQLGTPGGFSNNPQVKIELPGKLGKVAGKMKAFGMGAQVDELETAMNKAAENAVTQAQPILVDAVKKMTVADAKGILSGGTDSATQYLDKSSREQIRAKFLPIVKQATDKVGVAQKYNAFAGQAATLGVVDAKSANVENYVTEQALNGLFEMIGKQEETIRKNPAAAATGLAKKVFGTL, translated from the coding sequence ATGTTCCGCCCTACCCTTCGCTTCGCCGGCCTGTGCGCGGGCTTGATGATCTGCGCCAACGCACTGGCGCTGTCGCTCAGCGACCTGTCACAACAAGACGCCAGCGGCGGCCTCAAGGACGCCCTGACCCAAGGCGCGCAACTGGCCGTCAAACAACTCGGCACCCCGGGCGGTTTCAGCAACAACCCGCAAGTGAAAATCGAACTGCCGGGCAAACTCGGTAAAGTCGCCGGCAAGATGAAAGCCTTCGGCATGGGCGCCCAGGTCGACGAACTCGAAACCGCGATGAACAAGGCGGCGGAAAACGCCGTGACCCAGGCTCAGCCGATCCTCGTCGACGCCGTGAAGAAGATGACCGTGGCCGACGCCAAAGGCATCCTCAGCGGCGGCACCGACTCGGCTACCCAATACCTGGACAAATCCAGCCGCGAACAGATCCGCGCCAAGTTCCTGCCAATCGTCAAACAAGCCACCGACAAAGTCGGCGTAGCACAAAAGTACAACGCCTTCGCCGGCCAGGCCGCGACCCTGGGCGTGGTGGATGCGAAGAGCGCCAACGTCGAAAACTACGTCACCGAACAAGCGCTGAACGGCCTATTCGAAATGATCGGCAAACAGGAAGAAACCATTCGCAAGAATCCGGCTGCTGCGGCGACCGGTCTTGCGAAAAAGGTGTTCGGGACTTTGTAA
- a CDS encoding YbaY family lipoprotein: MKKLTLLAAATLLSACQSTTPAGKVGLDGEVFYLQRIALPPSATLSVSLQDVSLPDAPAGVLDEQKGPVKGQVPLPFHLSYDPAQVKPGHRYSVSARIEVNGELMFITTENHAVQLDGNDPQPLKIRVDAIR; this comes from the coding sequence ATGAAAAAACTCACCCTTCTCGCCGCTGCCACCCTGTTGAGCGCCTGCCAGTCGACCACCCCCGCCGGTAAAGTCGGCCTCGACGGCGAAGTGTTCTACCTGCAACGCATCGCCCTGCCACCGAGCGCGACCTTGAGCGTGAGCCTGCAAGACGTATCGCTGCCCGACGCCCCGGCGGGGGTCCTCGACGAACAGAAAGGCCCGGTCAAAGGCCAGGTGCCGCTGCCGTTTCATTTGAGCTACGATCCGGCGCAGGTCAAACCCGGCCACCGCTACTCGGTCAGCGCGCGCATCGAAGTCAACGGCGAGTTGATGTTCATCACCACCGAAAACCACGCCGTGCAACTGGACGGCAACGATCCGCAGCCGCTGAAAATCCGCGTCGACGCCATTCGCTAA
- the plsB gene encoding glycerol-3-phosphate 1-O-acyltransferase PlsB — translation MTRSPFRRLVFGTLRRLLYLWVRSETINQSSFTLNLDRSRPVFYVLQNPSLTDLAVVDTECTKAGLPRPVLPVSVGSLIEPAAFFYLTPDPDWLGRQDKRGAPPTLTRLVSALTQNAAEDAQIIPVSVFWGQSPDSENSPWKLLFADSWAVTGRLRQLLSIIVLGRKTRVQFSAPIHLRELIEHNKGHERTVRMAQRILRVHFRNLKAAVIGPDISHRRNLVKGLLNQPLVKQAILDEAERENISAEKAKAQALRYGNEIASDYTYTAIRFLEVVLSWFWNKIYDGIKVNHIEGVQKVAQGHEVIYVPCHRSHIDYLLLSYLLFRNGLTPPHIAAGINLNMPVIGSLLRRGGAFFMRRTFKGNPLYTSVFNEYLHTLFTKGFPVEYFVEGGRSRTGRMLQPKTGMLAITLRSFLRSSRMPIVFVPVYIGYERVLEGRTYLGELRGASKKKESIFDIFKVIGALKQRFGQVAVNFGEPIKLAEFLDSEQPDWRQQELGPQYKPAWLNETTNRLGEKVAQHLNEAAAINPVNLVALALLSTTRLALDDRAMARVLDLYLALLRKVPYSPHTTLPQGDGRALIEHVKDMDLLSEQNDALGKILYLDEQNAVLMTYYRNNVLHIFALPALLASFFQSTSRMSREQILRYTRALYPYLQAELFIRWSLDELDAVVDQWLEAFVEQGLLRFEKDVYLRPAPSSRHFVLLTLLSKSIAQTLQRFYMTVSLLLNAGQNSISAEELEDLCTVMAQRLSILHGLNAPEFFDKSLFRHFIQTLLDLDVLHRDEAGKLSYHELLGELAEGAAKRVLPAEIRLSIRQVALHRSEDAAETAVTPPV, via the coding sequence ATGACCCGTTCCCCGTTCCGCCGTCTTGTGTTTGGCACCTTGCGCCGACTGTTGTACCTCTGGGTTCGCTCGGAGACGATCAACCAGTCGTCGTTCACCCTCAACCTCGACCGCAGTCGTCCGGTGTTCTACGTCCTGCAAAACCCCTCGCTCACCGATCTGGCGGTGGTTGACACCGAGTGCACCAAGGCCGGGCTGCCGCGTCCGGTGCTGCCGGTGTCGGTGGGGTCGCTGATCGAACCGGCGGCGTTCTTCTACCTGACGCCGGACCCGGACTGGCTCGGCCGTCAGGACAAGCGCGGTGCGCCGCCGACCCTGACCCGACTGGTCAGCGCCCTCACCCAGAACGCCGCCGAAGACGCGCAGATCATTCCGGTCAGCGTGTTCTGGGGCCAGTCGCCGGACAGCGAAAACAGTCCGTGGAAGCTGCTGTTCGCCGACAGCTGGGCGGTCACCGGGCGCTTGCGTCAACTGCTGAGCATCATCGTCCTCGGGCGCAAAACCCGCGTGCAGTTCTCGGCGCCGATCCACCTGCGCGAACTGATCGAGCACAACAAGGGCCACGAGCGCACCGTGCGCATGGCCCAACGCATCCTGCGCGTGCACTTTCGCAACCTGAAGGCGGCGGTGATCGGCCCGGACATCTCGCACCGGCGCAATCTGGTCAAAGGCCTGCTCAACCAGCCACTGGTCAAGCAAGCGATCCTCGACGAAGCCGAACGCGAAAACATCTCTGCGGAAAAGGCCAAGGCCCAGGCCCTGCGCTACGGCAACGAGATCGCCTCGGACTACACCTACACCGCGATCCGTTTCCTCGAAGTGGTGCTGAGCTGGTTCTGGAACAAGATCTACGACGGGATCAAGGTCAACCACATCGAAGGCGTGCAAAAGGTCGCCCAGGGTCACGAAGTGATCTACGTGCCGTGCCACCGCAGCCACATCGACTACCTGCTGCTCTCGTATTTGCTGTTCCGTAACGGCCTGACCCCGCCGCACATTGCCGCCGGGATCAACCTGAATATGCCGGTGATCGGCAGCCTGCTGCGGCGCGGCGGCGCGTTTTTCATGCGCCGCACGTTCAAGGGCAATCCGCTGTACACCTCGGTGTTCAACGAATACCTGCACACTCTGTTCACCAAAGGCTTCCCGGTCGAGTACTTCGTCGAGGGCGGCCGCTCCCGTACCGGGCGCATGCTGCAACCGAAAACCGGCATGCTCGCGATCACCCTGCGCAGCTTCCTGCGTTCGTCGCGGATGCCGATCGTCTTCGTGCCGGTGTACATCGGTTACGAGCGCGTGCTGGAAGGTCGTACCTACCTTGGCGAACTGCGCGGGGCGAGCAAGAAAAAAGAGTCGATCTTCGACATCTTCAAAGTCATCGGCGCGCTCAAGCAGCGCTTCGGTCAGGTCGCAGTGAACTTCGGTGAGCCGATCAAACTCGCGGAGTTCCTCGACAGCGAACAACCGGACTGGCGCCAGCAGGAACTCGGCCCGCAGTACAAACCGGCGTGGCTCAACGAAACCACCAATCGCCTTGGCGAGAAAGTCGCGCAGCACCTGAACGAAGCGGCGGCGATCAACCCGGTCAATCTGGTGGCGCTGGCACTGCTGTCGACCACCCGCCTGGCACTGGACGACCGGGCCATGGCGCGGGTGCTGGATCTGTATCTGGCATTGCTGCGCAAAGTGCCGTATTCGCCGCACACCACCTTGCCGCAAGGCGACGGCCGTGCGCTGATCGAGCACGTGAAGGACATGGATCTGCTGTCCGAGCAGAACGATGCGCTGGGCAAGATTCTGTATCTGGACGAGCAGAACGCCGTCCTGATGACCTACTACCGCAACAACGTGCTGCACATCTTCGCCCTGCCGGCGCTGCTGGCGAGCTTCTTCCAGAGCACCTCGCGCATGAGCCGCGAACAGATCCTGCGCTACACCCGTGCGCTGTATCCGTACCTGCAGGCGGAGCTGTTCATTCGCTGGAGCCTGGACGAACTCGACGCCGTGGTCGATCAATGGCTGGAAGCGTTCGTCGAACAAGGCCTGCTGCGTTTCGAGAAGGACGTGTACCTGCGCCCCGCTCCGAGTTCGCGGCACTTTGTGCTGCTGACCCTGCTGTCGAAAAGCATCGCGCAGACCCTGCAGCGCTTCTACATGACGGTCTCGCTGCTGCTCAACGCCGGGCAGAACAGCATCAGCGCCGAAGAACTGGAAGACCTGTGCACGGTCATGGCCCAGCGCCTGTCGATCCTGCACGGCCTGAACGCCCCGGAGTTCTTCGACAAGAGCCTGTTCCGTCACTTCATCCAGACCCTGCTGGATCTCGACGTGCTGCACCGCGACGAGGCCGGCAAGCTGAGTTACCACGAACTGCTCGGCGAACTGGCCGAGGGCGCGGCCAAGCGCGTATTGCCGGCGGAGATTCGCTTGTCGATTCGTCAGGTGGCGTTGCATCGCAGTGAAGATGCTGCGGAAACCGCTGTAACGCCGCCAGTCTGA
- a CDS encoding cold-shock protein gives MATRETGNVKWFNDAKGYGFIQRDDGVDVFVHYRAIRGEGHRSLTEGQQVEYALVTGEKGLQAEDVVGL, from the coding sequence ATGGCAACACGTGAAACCGGCAACGTGAAGTGGTTCAACGACGCCAAGGGCTACGGCTTCATTCAGCGCGACGACGGGGTGGACGTGTTCGTGCACTACCGCGCGATTCGCGGTGAAGGGCATCGCTCGCTGACTGAAGGGCAGCAGGTTGAATATGCGCTGGTGACGGGGGAGAAGGGGTTGCAGGCTGAGGATGTGGTAGGTCTGTAA
- a CDS encoding putative RNA methyltransferase — protein sequence MLACPICSEPLNSVDNGVVCPAGHRFDRARQGYLNLLPVQHKNSRDPGDNQAMVEARRDFLNAGHYAPVAKRLAELAAGYAPARWVDIGCGEGYYTAQIADALPDADGYALDISREAVKRACKRNPSLTWLIASMARVPLASGSCQFLASVFSPLDWEEAKRLLSVGGGLMKVGPTSGHLMELRERLYDEVREYTDDKHLALVPEGMALAHSETLEFKLTLDKPEDRANLLAMTPHGWRASAERRAAVIEQAEPFVTTVSMRYDYFVLQ from the coding sequence ATGCTCGCGTGCCCGATCTGCAGTGAACCGCTGAACAGCGTGGACAACGGCGTGGTGTGCCCTGCCGGCCACCGCTTCGACCGCGCGCGCCAGGGTTACCTGAACCTGTTGCCGGTGCAGCACAAGAACAGCCGCGATCCTGGCGATAACCAGGCGATGGTCGAGGCTCGCCGTGACTTCTTGAATGCCGGGCACTACGCGCCGGTGGCCAAACGTCTGGCCGAGCTGGCGGCGGGTTATGCGCCGGCGCGCTGGGTCGATATCGGGTGCGGCGAGGGTTACTACACCGCACAGATCGCCGATGCCCTGCCGGACGCCGATGGCTACGCGCTGGACATCTCCCGCGAGGCGGTCAAACGCGCCTGCAAGCGCAACCCCTCGCTTACCTGGTTGATCGCCAGCATGGCCCGCGTGCCCCTGGCGTCGGGCAGTTGCCAGTTTCTTGCGAGTGTTTTCAGCCCGCTGGACTGGGAAGAAGCCAAGCGCCTACTGAGTGTCGGCGGCGGCCTGATGAAGGTCGGCCCGACCAGCGGCCACCTGATGGAACTGCGCGAACGGCTGTACGACGAAGTGCGCGAATACACCGACGACAAGCATCTGGCCCTGGTGCCCGAAGGCATGGCGCTGGCGCACAGTGAAACCCTGGAATTCAAACTGACGCTGGACAAACCCGAGGATCGCGCCAACCTGTTGGCGATGACGCCCCACGGCTGGCGCGCCAGTGCCGAACGCCGCGCCGCAGTGATCGAACAGGCCGAGCCGTTCGTGACCACCGTGTCGATGCGCTACGATTATTTCGTTCTTCAATAA
- the dapE gene encoding succinyl-diaminopimelate desuccinylase — protein sequence MTAHADLSPTLQLAIDLIRRPSVTPVDADCQKQMMQRLGDAGFTLEPMRIEDVDNFWATHGNDDGPVLCFAGHTDVVPTGPVTAWQIDPFNALIDEHGMLCGRGAADMKGSLASMTVAAERFVADYPNHKGKVAFLITSDEEGPAHHGTKAVVERLVARKERLDWCIVGEPSSTTLVGDVVKNGRRGSLGAKLTVRGVQGHVAYPHLAKNPIHLAAPALAELAAEHWDHGNDFFPPTSFQISNLNSGTGATNVIPGDLVAVFNFRFSTESTVEGLQKRVADILDKHGLDWHIDWALSGLPFLTEPGALLDAVSSSIKDITGRETKASTSGGTSDGRFIATMGTQVVELGPVNATIHQVNERVLATDLDVLTEIYYQTLIKLLA from the coding sequence ATGACGGCCCACGCCGACCTTTCGCCGACCCTCCAACTCGCCATCGATCTGATCCGCCGTCCGTCCGTGACGCCGGTCGACGCCGATTGCCAGAAGCAGATGATGCAGCGCCTGGGCGATGCCGGTTTCACCCTCGAGCCGATGCGCATCGAAGATGTGGATAACTTCTGGGCCACCCACGGCAACGACGACGGCCCGGTGCTGTGCTTCGCCGGCCACACCGACGTGGTGCCGACCGGTCCGGTAACGGCCTGGCAGATCGACCCGTTCAACGCGCTGATCGATGAACACGGCATGCTCTGCGGCCGTGGCGCAGCGGACATGAAAGGCAGCTTGGCGTCGATGACCGTGGCCGCCGAGCGTTTCGTCGCCGACTACCCGAACCACAAGGGCAAGGTCGCGTTCCTGATCACCAGCGACGAAGAAGGCCCGGCGCACCACGGCACCAAAGCGGTGGTTGAACGTCTGGTGGCGCGCAAGGAACGTCTGGACTGGTGCATCGTCGGAGAACCGTCGAGCACCACGCTGGTCGGTGACGTGGTGAAAAACGGTCGTCGCGGCTCGCTGGGCGCCAAGCTCACCGTGCGCGGCGTGCAGGGTCACGTGGCCTACCCGCATCTGGCGAAGAACCCGATCCACCTCGCGGCCCCGGCGCTGGCCGAGCTGGCCGCCGAGCACTGGGATCACGGCAACGATTTCTTCCCGCCGACCAGTTTCCAGATTTCCAACCTCAATTCCGGCACCGGCGCGACCAACGTGATCCCGGGTGATCTGGTGGCGGTGTTCAATTTCCGTTTCTCCACCGAATCCACCGTCGAAGGCCTGCAGAAACGCGTGGCCGACATCCTCGACAAGCACGGTCTGGACTGGCACATCGACTGGGCGCTGTCCGGTCTGCCGTTCCTCACCGAACCGGGCGCGCTGCTCGACGCGGTGTCGTCGAGCATCAAGGACATCACCGGCCGCGAGACCAAGGCGTCGACCAGTGGCGGTACTTCCGACGGTCGCTTCATCGCGACCATGGGCACCCAAGTGGTTGAGCTGGGCCCGGTCAACGCGACCATTCACCAGGTCAACGAACGCGTGCTGGCGACCGATCTCGATGTACTGACCGAGATCTACTACCAGACCCTGATCAAGTTGCTCGCCTGA